A window of Loxodonta africana isolate mLoxAfr1 chromosome 3, mLoxAfr1.hap2, whole genome shotgun sequence genomic DNA:
taacagtacctacctcattGGTCTGATGCGCTAATTAAACATACTATATGTAAAGTATATTGCTAGGCACAAAGGAAGCACCTGGTAAATGGTGGCTATTCCTAATAATATCATGAAGGAAGGGGTGCTTTGACACAAGAAGTGCTTCTCCCAGCCTTCCTGAATCTCATCCCTCTGTGCTGCTCCTCTGAAGCTGTGTGGCTGCCTGAGAACTCTGCCACCGCCCAGGCTGCCTTTGTGCTGGGAAACATGAGGCCCTTTTTTATGGTCTACCTCGCCATCTCCGCTCTTCCTCTGAttttccagttaaaaaaaaaaaacagttaccatcaagttgattctgacttatggcaccccatgtgtgtcagagtagaactgtgctccacgggattttcaatggctgctttttcagacgtagatcatcaggcctttcttccagggcacctctgggtggacacgaaccaccaacattttggttagcagccaagcatgatATGTTAGGGGTAGTATAATATAGTGATTTagcttggatcaaaggagaatgaagaacaccaaggtcacaaggtaattatgagcccaagagacagaaagggctacatgaaccagagactgcatcagcctgagaccagaagaactagatggtgcccggccacaaccgatgactgccctgacagggagcacaacagagaacccctgagggagcagaagaacagtgggatgcagaccccaaattctcattaaagaccagacttaatggtctgactaagactagaagaatcctggaggtcatggacctcaaaccttctgttggcccaggacaggaaccattcctgaagccaactcatcagacatggattggactgaacagtgggttggaaagagatgctgatgaggagtgagctacttgcatcaggtggacacttgagactatgttggcatctcttgtctggaggggagatgggagggtagagggggttagaaactggcaaaatggtcacaaaaggaaagACCAGAAGGAGGGATGGGGCtgacacattagggggagagtaagtgggagtatgtagtaaggtgtatataaatttatatgtgagagactgacttgatttgtaagctttcacttaaagcacaataaaaattattaaaaaaaatatatatatatatatatagtgattcAGAACACAGGCTTCGGTGACAGACCTGGGATCGAGTCTTCAGCTTTGTTTCATACTAACTATTATCTTAGGCAagtaacttaacctctctaagcctcagtttctccacctgtAAATAGGGGTAGTAGTAATACCAATCTTAGAAGGTTgttatgagggttaaatgagataatacttgTAAGCAGCCAGACTTGACACCATGCCTGGGTACTTCTCAATATTATGTATCTCCTGCTCCCACTTTGTTTATTCACTCTTTTTGCCTCTGCCCTTTCCCTGACCACAAGATAGATGCTAGTTCTTTCCCAgctaaagttagggttcaggtttgtgAGCACAAGAATATACTTGGAAGCAACTCTATGCTAGGAACTGGGGACCTGGGCTCTGGTTCAGACTCTGCTATTATCTGCATGATTTTGCACAATACTCTTAGTATTTCTGAGCTTTGGGTTCCTcgtttataaaatgaaatatgtGGTCTCAAATGTTTCTTCTGCTTCGAAAATACTGTGTATATTAGCTGAGGTTCCTTTTGTTGTGAGAAATAAAACTGAACTCTGGATGACTTAACCAAAAAAAGGTTTTCTCCTCTGTTAGGGAAGCCTCTACTTTAGAAGCCTTGGCTCTTTGCTACTCAACCTTAAGTATCACTCCCctgttcttgtttctttttcagaTCTGCGGAGTCCTGGAACGCTCCGATGCTCCATCCCTGAAGTTAACTTCTATCCCAAGCACCCATCCTAACCTCCAAGCCTATCTTCAAGGCAACACCCAGGTCTCCCGAAAGAAGCTCCTGCCTCTGCTCCAGGAAGCCCTGTCAGCATATTTGGACTCCATGCAGATCCCTGCTGGGCCACCTGAAATAGTGGGTGTGTCCAGGGAGCAGGTGGACAAGGAAATGAACAGGGCAGGTAACTCCCTGATTCCTGGAGTGAGTCAagatgaggaagaccctccattGCCCCCAACACCTATGAACAGTTTGGTGGATGAGTGCCCTCTGGATCAGGGACTGCCTAAGCTCTCAGCTGAGGCCATCTTTGAGAAATGCAGCCAGATCTCGCTGTCACGGTCGACCACCGCCTCCCTATCAAAGAATTGACTgttgggaggggaggggagaatgggaAAGTTTCTTAACCCACTTCAAATGCATGTTTTGAGATGTTTGGAGATTTCAGCAACTCTGTCTTCATTGCTCCAGGATCTGGTGTATTGTTCTCATAAAAGCCGGgaggaggaagaagtaaaagaaagcAGCTGCTTTAAAAACGGCTTTCTACCTTCCCCTCAATCTCTACCAATCAAACAGATGTTATTATTtagttattatttaattttattctttaaatctGCACtgacttttctctatttcattaccCAGGGGCACAATGCAATACACATACAGTGCCAACAGAATGGGACAAAAAGA
This region includes:
- the PRUNE1 gene encoding exopolyphosphatase PRUNE1 isoform X3, coding for MRLTSMHYTRLASSPSSLLTITSYPRLTTEQMLRKDQKTIYRQGTKVAISTIYMDLEAFLQRSGLIADLHAFCQAHSYDVLVAMTIFFNMNNEPVRQLAIFCPHVALRMTICGVLERSDAPSLKLTSIPSTHPNLQAYLQGNTQVSRKKLLPLLQEALSAYLDSMQIPAGPPEIVGVSREQVDKEMNRAGNSLIPGVSQDEEDPPLPPTPMNSLVDECPLDQGLPKLSAEAIFEKCSQISLSRSTTASLSKN